A region from the Silene latifolia isolate original U9 population chromosome 7, ASM4854445v1, whole genome shotgun sequence genome encodes:
- the LOC141592454 gene encoding uncharacterized protein LOC141592454 produces the protein MAKGVIKKRKVKKNNRKTINKIKKKKNISLSNQIRGIMNYLKSDFYLYSYCFISSPSTDYSTPNKVHKSVGAAQDSELRSATNSVLSEDEHVDLQTNKGMQNSICDEVGDLGKGGGMHDAIGDKQEDIGKDGEMQDSRGDKQGDFSKDGRMRDSRGEKYGHVSKGGRMRDVISDKQGDIGEGGRMQDSIGEKAGDLAGKDSRIQDSIGYKQRDLGAPSPRDVVIRSPSSVMTIRPGKKQAPQSVHVNGVRPKSARAQASSIVLSAG, from the exons ATGGCGAAGGGTGTAATAAAGAAGCGGAAAGTAAAGAAAAACAATAGGAAGACGATAAATAAGATTAAAAAGAAGAAGAATATTAGCTTAAGTAACCAAATTCGTGGAATTATGAATTACCTCAAATCTGACTTTTATCTATATTCTTACTGTTTTATTTCTTCCCCATCCACGGATTATTCTACCCCAAATAAGGTTCATAAATCAG TGGGTGCAGCACAGGATTCAGAGTTGAGGAGCGCAACAAACAGTGTGTTATCTGAAGATGAACATGTGGATTTGCAGACAAATAAAGGGATGCAAAATTCAATATGTGACGAAGTAGGGGATCTTGGTAAGGGTGGTGGAATGCATGATGCAATAGGCGACAAACAAGAAGATATTGGTAAAGACGGTGAAATGCAAGATTCAAGGGGTGACAAACAAGGAGATTTTAGTAAGGATGGTCGGATGCGTGATTCCAGAGGTGAAAAATATGGACATGTTAGTAAGGGTGGTCGAATGCGTGATGTAATAAGTGACAAACAAGGAGATATTGGTGAGGGTGGTCGAATGCAAGATTCAATAGGTGAAAAAGCAGGTGATCTTGCTGGTAAGGATAGTCGAATTCAAGATTCAATAGGTTACAAACAACGAGATCTTGGTGCACCTAGTCCCCGTGATGTAGTGATTAGATCTCCTTCATCAGTTATGACAATTAGACCAGGAAAGAAGCAAGCACCACAGAGTGTACATGTTAATGGTGTCAG GCCGAAAAGTGCAAGGGCTCAAGCTAGTAGCATCGTTCTTTCTGCAGGATGA